A portion of the Echeneis naucrates chromosome 5, fEcheNa1.1, whole genome shotgun sequence genome contains these proteins:
- the prdm2b gene encoding PR domain zinc finger protein 2 isoform X2 translates to MWDGEEGLKEEEDERPSALGTAQELQEAPLTGSSDHKDEQYTLAPSRLMDRENVEEEEEEEEEEEEEEEEEDDDAEDLVDTTEKPEQTTQHSPAANSIQIKQPDLSLTCRDESHKASEQKLESSSFRGKEPEVDPDPDLDLDPDPDGDLESDPHGELYPCQHCERHFSTRQGLERHIHIHAMTNQQTQLFKCRYCSKSFGSQVGRRRHERRHESGPKKRPGSLAGTANLLSPVVQTDGSSPDCTSAASQYIAIGSQFTGGAQHNSDMQRKEFGPHADRPFILDENGESKELHPCKYCSKAFGTHTNMRRHQRRIHERHLLPKGVRRKGMLLQEATAQQQQLPDESPSTSPPPVYVPSADTEDEADRDDYTVDISKNISENLSFYIDGKIVSSSSVSSCEVIEVDSRSAALFGLDTVIIGPNQIGQALKVEGRTSAAKQVSNIGQSAAKRRTSTPPFVPSLKVEMESPSFTGSSSSSSSTSSSSSLLVGGLFQQTTDSSSFQREKTVYLSPKLKQLLQTQDIQKSTITLITESHRLASPLSVTPLQGSSGRFKRRTSSPPSSPQLSPTSKTESCKAEVTSSYALKVPKVESNSASPPANLQDKDDGETLSPSGNNMHSQTSSSSGGNSCNQQPLDLSNSVSRKSDSSSKVLGDSALDLSLHRKSTVEPESKGSPGPQPLVKKRKPNTSMLEKVLMNEYVGLTMPAEECPSVLSNLGAFHSRSPNLASDSAHPSPPSLTPVIMNPSSPGTSSVTSPTPPPPVLPTIPSPLAMPSSPHSQPSDSSALRPLPVLSPKMSPRSDEHKTLSDLEDVLSAEENKEEEDHISEPIDPSDTPAKQPLNHLTHCPAEPASSPPNTTEDFSETATCNSQLNGKSSQDSINEKSLKSDFVALSPQPECSSPSPSPPPASCDPSPSPIPQSLHMIKVKEEPQNCIDKLSVMNHAPQDDVDTSSQPAALDKSSDKSSAAEEVDSTYCKTFVCNVCEEPFNSIKELSGHIIDHAAEWPFKCEFCVQLFGDAPALLAHRTALHGVGRIFVCSVCSKEFAFLCNLQQHQKDLHPNEICSNTTVESGKLRPQNYTDPSRAKEVSSPSTPAPEMTEQPAPPNDSDPAKEEPDVNGNHADDGGEDPNEELYTTIKIMASEGGKPKGPDVRLGINQHYPSYKPPPFPYHSRSHAGSVASATNFTTHNIPQTFSTAIRCTKCGNSFDNMPELHKHILACANASDKKRYTPKKNPIPLKQIVKSPNGVVSPTAATAGQSAFRRMGQPKRLNFNQDNSKTKMSALSKKKNQLVQRAISQKNKAATTAKKVTVKAEDEQASNVCPHCSREFTYPASLSKHMVVSCPMKPAVKKGKKGLAEMKKEAGSVVDKNVNLRKKASDAEIPQAELESKPLGKTRARSSGAADPEPSHPGRGKTAAGLGRLKRPASFATTVSASKKTKKSQAQSLAPSLSSPDTPTDTAHQRPAIRMQRMGKEAAPKRLADAKSPPTQQLKKEERFSLRTRERVGGPVTRSLQMASAAHPAEIKPEEPIQEPKEPQEVLMK, encoded by the exons ATGTGGGATGGGGAAGAAG gtctgaaggaggaggaagatgaaaggCCATCAGCCTTGGGGACCGCACAGGAGCTCCAGGAAGCCCCTCTCACGGGAAGCAGTGACCATAAAGATGAACAATATACATTGGCTCCGTCAAGATTGATGGACAGGGAAaatgtagaggaggaggaggaggaggaagaagaggaagaggaggaagaagaagaagaggatgatgatgccGAGGATTTGGTAGATACGACTGAAAAACCGGAGCAAACTACACAGCATTCACCTGCAGCTAATTCCATCCAAATTAAGCAGCCTGATCTGTCGCTGACCTGTCGTGATGAAAGCCATAAGGCTTCCGAGCAAAAATTAGAGTCTTcctcatttagagggaaagagCCAGAGGTCGATCCCGATCCTGACCTTGACCttgatcctgaccctgatggTGACCTTGAAAGTGATCCGCATGGAGAGTTATATCCTTGTCAGCACTGTGAACGTCACTTTTCCACCAGACAGGGTCTGGAGcgtcacattcacattcatgctATGACCAACCAGCAAACACAACTGTTTAAGTGCCGGTACTGCAGTAAATCCTTTGGTTCACAGGTGGGGCGGCGTCGGCATGAAAGAAGGCATGAGAGTGGGCCTAAGAAAAGGCCTGGCTCTCTGGCTGGAACTGCCAATCTGCTCAGTCCTGTAGTGCAAACTGATGGCTCAAGTCCTGACTGCACCAGTGCAGCTAGTCAGTATATAGCCATAGGGTCCCAGTTTACTGGAGGAGCTCAGCACAACTCTGATATGCAGAGAAAGGAGTTTGGGCCCCATGCTGACCGTCCCTTTATATTAGATGAAAATGGGGAGTCAAAGGAACTTCATCCATGCAAGTATTGCAGCAAAGCTTTTggcacacacaccaacatgcGGCGACATCAACGCAGAATACATGAACGGCACTTGTTACCAAAGGGAGTTCGCAGGAAAGGAATGCTGCTACAGGAGGcaacagcacagcaacagcaactgcCTGATGAGTCCCCCAGCACCAGCCCTCCACCCGTTTATGTGCCTAGTGCAGACACAGAAGATGAGGCGGACAGAGATGATTACACGGTTGACATATCTAAAAACATCTCTGAGAACTTGAGTTTCTACATCGATGGCAAGATCGTGTCCAGCAGTTCAGTTAGCAGCTGTGAGGTAATAGAAGTGGACTCCAgatcagctgctctgtttgGTCTGGACACAGTTATAATAGGCCCAAATCAGATTGGTCAGGCACTGAAAGTGGAGGGGAGAACAAGTGCTGCAAAACAAGTGTCCAATATTGGCCAGTCAGCAGCAAAAAGGAGAACGTCAACCCCGCCATTTGTTCCCAGCCTCAAAGTGGAGATGGAATCACCCTCTTTTACAGGCTCTTCATCGTCATCGTCCTCAACATCCTCCTCATCTAGTTTACTAGTTGGAGGACTGTTCCAACAAACCACAGATTCGTCATCAtttcaaagagagaaaacagtttaTCTCTCACCCAAGCTCAAACAGCTCCTTCAGACACAAGATATTCAGAAATCAACTATTACCCTGATAACAGAAAGCCATAGACTGGCCTCACCACTGTCAGTCACACCGCTACAAGGATCTTCAGGCAGGTTCAAAAGAAGAACTAGTTCTCCCCCATCTTCTCCACAACTCAGTCCCACCAGTAAGACAGAGAGCTGCAAAGCTGAGGTTACAAGTTCATACGCCCTTAAGGTGCCAAAGGTAGAAAGCAACAGCGCCTCGCCTCCTGCAAACCTGCAGGACAAAGATGATGGGGAGACCCTGAGCCCGTCTGGAAATAATATGCATAGCCAGACCTCCTCCAGTAGTGGAGGAAATTCCTGTAATCAACAGCCCTTGGATCTGTCAAACTCTGTCAGCAGGAAAAGTGACAGCTCCAGCAAGGTGCTTGGAGATTCAGCTCTGGATTTGAGCTTGCATCGTAAGAGTACCGTTGAGCCTGAGTCAAAAGGAAGTCCAGGGCCGCAGCCGTtagtaaaaaagagaaagcctAACACTAGCATGCTTGAAAAGGTGCTAATGAATGAGTATGTGGGTCTAACTATGCCAGCAGAGGAATGTCCGTCAGTCCTATCAAACCTAGGTGCTTTCCATTCTCGCTCTCCAAATCTTGCTTCAGATTCTGCCCACCCCTCTCCGCCTTCTTTGACCCCTGTCATCATGAATCCATCTTCACCCGGTACTTCGAGTGTGACATCCCCAACACCGCCTCCCCCTGTGCTACCTACTATACCCTCTCCACTGGCCATGCCTAGTTCTCCTCATTCTCAGCCTTCTGACTCATCTGCACTGAGACCTCTTCCTGTCCTCTCACCTAAAATGTCTCCAAGATCAGATGAACACAAGACCCTGTCAGACTTAGAGGACGTTTTGtctgctgaagaaaacaaagaggaagaggatcacATCTCTGAGCCGATTGACCCATCAGACACTCCAGCTAAACAGCCCCTCAATCATTTAACACATTGCCCAGCTGAGCCTGCATCTTCACCACCAAACACTACAGAAGATTTTTCTGAGACTGCAACTTGCAACAGTCAGCTGAATGGAAAATCAAGCCAAGactcaataaatgaaaaatcattGAAATCTGACTTTGTTGCACTCTCCCCGCAACCAGAATGCTCGTCACCCTCaccgtctcctcctcctgcatcaTGTGATCCATCCCCGTCACCCATCCCACAATCCCTTCATATGATTAAGGTAAAAGAAGAGCCCCAGAACTGCATAGACAAGTTGTCAGTTATGAATCATGCGCCTCAGGATGATGTTGACACTTCATCTCAGCCTGCTGCTCTTGATAAATCGTCTGATAAATCATCTGCAGCAGAAGAAGTTGATTCAACATACTGTAAGACTTTTGTGTGTAATGTCTGTGAGGAGCCATTCAACTCCATCAAAGAGCTCAGTGGACATATCATTGATCATGCTGCAGAGTGGCCCTTCAAGTGTGAATTCTGTGTCCAGCTGTTTGGTGATGCACCTGCGCTGCTGGCTCACCGAACAGCACTACATGGAGTAGGCAGGATCTTCGTATGCTCCGTTTGTTCCAAAGAGTTTGCCTTTCTCTGTAACCTCCAGCAGCACCAAAAGGATCTTCATCCAAACGAGATATGTTCAAATACTACTGTTGAGAGTGGCAAGCTCAGGCCACAAAACTACACAGATCCATCCAGAGCCAAAGAGGTGAGCAGTCCCTCAACACCAGCACCAGAGATGACTGAGCAACCTGCTCCACCCAATGACTCTGACCCAGCAAAAGAGGAACCAGATGTTAATGGAAATCATGCtgatgatggaggagaggaCCCCAATGAAGAGCTATACACTACAATAAAAATTATGGCTTCGGAAGGAGGGAAGCCTAAAGGCCCGGATGTTCGCCTTGGTATTAATCAACACTACCCCAGTTATAAACCACCCCCTTTTCCTTATCATAGCCGTTCCCATGCTGGCTCTGTGGCCTCGGCTACTAACTTCACCACCCACAACATACCACAAACTTTCAGCACTGCCATTCGCTGCACCAAGTGTGGCAACAGCTTTGACAACATGCCTGAACTGCACAAGCACATATTAGCCTGTGCCAATGCTAGTGATAAGAAGCGTTACACTCCCAAGAAAAACCCCATCCCCCTCAAGCAAATAGTGAAGAGCCCGAATGGAGTCGTGTCACCTACAGCAGCCACTGCAGGCCAGAGTGCTTTCCGAAGAATGGGTCAGCCAAAAAGACTTAACTTTAATCAAGataacagtaaaacaaaaatgagtgCCCTCAGTAAGAAGAAAAACCAGCTAGTCCAGAGGGccatttcacagaaaaacaaagctgccaCAACTGCAAAGAAGGTTACAGTTAAAGCTGAAGACGAACAGGCCTCTAATGTGTGCCCCCACTGCAGCCGGGAGTTTACTTATCCTGCAAGTCTCAGTAAACACATGGTTGTCAGCTGCCCTATGAAGCCTGCCGtgaaaaagggcaaaaaagGTCTagcagagatgaaaaaagaGGCAGGGTCTGTGGTAGATAAAAACGTAAACCTCAGAAAGAAAGCTTCAGATGCCGAAATACCGCAGGCCGAGCTGGAGTCAAAACCCCTCGGAAAGACTAGAGCTCGTAGCTCTGGTGCAGCAGACCCTGAACCATCCCATCCCGGTAgaggaaaaactgctgctggtcTTGGCCGACTAAAGAGGCCTGCTTCGTTCGCAACCACAGTTTCTGCTAGCAAGAAAACTAAGAAGAGCCAAGCTCAGTCTCTAGCTCCCTCCCTGTCATCCCCTGACACTCCCACTGACACTGCACACCAACGGCCCGCCATTAGAATGCAGCGTATGGGTAAAGAGGCAGCACCCAAGAGATTAGCAGATGCCAAATCTCCaccaacacaacagctgaagaaagagGAGCGGTTCTCCCTGCGAACAAGGGAGAGAGTCGGTGGGCCGGTCACCAGGAGTCTACAGATGGCCAGTGCAGCTCACCCTGCTGAGATTAAACCCGAAGAACCAATTCAAGAGCCAAAAGAGCCTCAG GAGGTGCTGATGAAGTGA
- the prdm2b gene encoding PR domain zinc finger protein 2 isoform X1, with product MAITGGTLETLDEIPAHVWRDLPDSLSLRPSAINQSRIGVWATQIIPKGKRFGPFVGEKKKRSQVTSNVYMWEVYFPARGWMCVDATDPMKGNWLRYVNWARCSEEQNLFPLEINRAIYYKVLRPIGPGEELLVWYTLKDNPEITAALEEERASRASSLSRKNSPRAKRARRKLLERARQSGLGEFTKTIRTKPTLKEMWDGEEGLKEEEDERPSALGTAQELQEAPLTGSSDHKDEQYTLAPSRLMDRENVEEEEEEEEEEEEEEEEEDDDAEDLVDTTEKPEQTTQHSPAANSIQIKQPDLSLTCRDESHKASEQKLESSSFRGKEPEVDPDPDLDLDPDPDGDLESDPHGELYPCQHCERHFSTRQGLERHIHIHAMTNQQTQLFKCRYCSKSFGSQVGRRRHERRHESGPKKRPGSLAGTANLLSPVVQTDGSSPDCTSAASQYIAIGSQFTGGAQHNSDMQRKEFGPHADRPFILDENGESKELHPCKYCSKAFGTHTNMRRHQRRIHERHLLPKGVRRKGMLLQEATAQQQQLPDESPSTSPPPVYVPSADTEDEADRDDYTVDISKNISENLSFYIDGKIVSSSSVSSCEVIEVDSRSAALFGLDTVIIGPNQIGQALKVEGRTSAAKQVSNIGQSAAKRRTSTPPFVPSLKVEMESPSFTGSSSSSSSTSSSSSLLVGGLFQQTTDSSSFQREKTVYLSPKLKQLLQTQDIQKSTITLITESHRLASPLSVTPLQGSSGRFKRRTSSPPSSPQLSPTSKTESCKAEVTSSYALKVPKVESNSASPPANLQDKDDGETLSPSGNNMHSQTSSSSGGNSCNQQPLDLSNSVSRKSDSSSKVLGDSALDLSLHRKSTVEPESKGSPGPQPLVKKRKPNTSMLEKVLMNEYVGLTMPAEECPSVLSNLGAFHSRSPNLASDSAHPSPPSLTPVIMNPSSPGTSSVTSPTPPPPVLPTIPSPLAMPSSPHSQPSDSSALRPLPVLSPKMSPRSDEHKTLSDLEDVLSAEENKEEEDHISEPIDPSDTPAKQPLNHLTHCPAEPASSPPNTTEDFSETATCNSQLNGKSSQDSINEKSLKSDFVALSPQPECSSPSPSPPPASCDPSPSPIPQSLHMIKVKEEPQNCIDKLSVMNHAPQDDVDTSSQPAALDKSSDKSSAAEEVDSTYCKTFVCNVCEEPFNSIKELSGHIIDHAAEWPFKCEFCVQLFGDAPALLAHRTALHGVGRIFVCSVCSKEFAFLCNLQQHQKDLHPNEICSNTTVESGKLRPQNYTDPSRAKEVSSPSTPAPEMTEQPAPPNDSDPAKEEPDVNGNHADDGGEDPNEELYTTIKIMASEGGKPKGPDVRLGINQHYPSYKPPPFPYHSRSHAGSVASATNFTTHNIPQTFSTAIRCTKCGNSFDNMPELHKHILACANASDKKRYTPKKNPIPLKQIVKSPNGVVSPTAATAGQSAFRRMGQPKRLNFNQDNSKTKMSALSKKKNQLVQRAISQKNKAATTAKKVTVKAEDEQASNVCPHCSREFTYPASLSKHMVVSCPMKPAVKKGKKGLAEMKKEAGSVVDKNVNLRKKASDAEIPQAELESKPLGKTRARSSGAADPEPSHPGRGKTAAGLGRLKRPASFATTVSASKKTKKSQAQSLAPSLSSPDTPTDTAHQRPAIRMQRMGKEAAPKRLADAKSPPTQQLKKEERFSLRTRERVGGPVTRSLQMASAAHPAEIKPEEPIQEPKEPQEVLMK from the exons ATGGCTATCACTGGGGGGACGCTGGAAACTCTGGATGAAATTCCCGCCCATGTGTGGAGAGATTTGCCTGACAGTTTGAGCCTCAGACCTTCTGCTATAAACCAAAGCCGCATTG gtGTCTGGGCCACTCAGATCATTCCTAAGGGCAAGAGGTTCGGGCCGTTTGttggagagaagaaaaaaaggtcCCAGGTGACCAGTAATGTTTACATGTGGGAG GTTTATTTTCCAGCACGGGGCTGGATGTGTGTTGATGCCACAGATCCCATGAAGGGGAATTGGCTGCGATATGTGAACTGGGCACGCTGCAGTGAAGAGCAAAATCTTTTCCCTCTAGAGATCAACAGAGCCATTTACTACAAAGTTTTAAGG CCTATCGGGCCCggagaggagctgctggtgTGGTACACGCTGAAAGACAACCCCGAGATAACAGCTGCACTGGAGGAAGAAAGAGCCAGCAGAGCCAGCAGCCTGAGCAGGAAAAACTCACCCAGGGCGAAGCGAG CCAGAAGAAAGCTGCTGGAAAGAGCCAGACAGTCTGGCTTGGGTGAATTCACGAAAACAATTCGAACTAAACCTACGCTCAAAGAGATGTGGGATGGGGAAGAAG gtctgaaggaggaggaagatgaaaggCCATCAGCCTTGGGGACCGCACAGGAGCTCCAGGAAGCCCCTCTCACGGGAAGCAGTGACCATAAAGATGAACAATATACATTGGCTCCGTCAAGATTGATGGACAGGGAAaatgtagaggaggaggaggaggaggaagaagaggaagaggaggaagaagaagaagaggatgatgatgccGAGGATTTGGTAGATACGACTGAAAAACCGGAGCAAACTACACAGCATTCACCTGCAGCTAATTCCATCCAAATTAAGCAGCCTGATCTGTCGCTGACCTGTCGTGATGAAAGCCATAAGGCTTCCGAGCAAAAATTAGAGTCTTcctcatttagagggaaagagCCAGAGGTCGATCCCGATCCTGACCTTGACCttgatcctgaccctgatggTGACCTTGAAAGTGATCCGCATGGAGAGTTATATCCTTGTCAGCACTGTGAACGTCACTTTTCCACCAGACAGGGTCTGGAGcgtcacattcacattcatgctATGACCAACCAGCAAACACAACTGTTTAAGTGCCGGTACTGCAGTAAATCCTTTGGTTCACAGGTGGGGCGGCGTCGGCATGAAAGAAGGCATGAGAGTGGGCCTAAGAAAAGGCCTGGCTCTCTGGCTGGAACTGCCAATCTGCTCAGTCCTGTAGTGCAAACTGATGGCTCAAGTCCTGACTGCACCAGTGCAGCTAGTCAGTATATAGCCATAGGGTCCCAGTTTACTGGAGGAGCTCAGCACAACTCTGATATGCAGAGAAAGGAGTTTGGGCCCCATGCTGACCGTCCCTTTATATTAGATGAAAATGGGGAGTCAAAGGAACTTCATCCATGCAAGTATTGCAGCAAAGCTTTTggcacacacaccaacatgcGGCGACATCAACGCAGAATACATGAACGGCACTTGTTACCAAAGGGAGTTCGCAGGAAAGGAATGCTGCTACAGGAGGcaacagcacagcaacagcaactgcCTGATGAGTCCCCCAGCACCAGCCCTCCACCCGTTTATGTGCCTAGTGCAGACACAGAAGATGAGGCGGACAGAGATGATTACACGGTTGACATATCTAAAAACATCTCTGAGAACTTGAGTTTCTACATCGATGGCAAGATCGTGTCCAGCAGTTCAGTTAGCAGCTGTGAGGTAATAGAAGTGGACTCCAgatcagctgctctgtttgGTCTGGACACAGTTATAATAGGCCCAAATCAGATTGGTCAGGCACTGAAAGTGGAGGGGAGAACAAGTGCTGCAAAACAAGTGTCCAATATTGGCCAGTCAGCAGCAAAAAGGAGAACGTCAACCCCGCCATTTGTTCCCAGCCTCAAAGTGGAGATGGAATCACCCTCTTTTACAGGCTCTTCATCGTCATCGTCCTCAACATCCTCCTCATCTAGTTTACTAGTTGGAGGACTGTTCCAACAAACCACAGATTCGTCATCAtttcaaagagagaaaacagtttaTCTCTCACCCAAGCTCAAACAGCTCCTTCAGACACAAGATATTCAGAAATCAACTATTACCCTGATAACAGAAAGCCATAGACTGGCCTCACCACTGTCAGTCACACCGCTACAAGGATCTTCAGGCAGGTTCAAAAGAAGAACTAGTTCTCCCCCATCTTCTCCACAACTCAGTCCCACCAGTAAGACAGAGAGCTGCAAAGCTGAGGTTACAAGTTCATACGCCCTTAAGGTGCCAAAGGTAGAAAGCAACAGCGCCTCGCCTCCTGCAAACCTGCAGGACAAAGATGATGGGGAGACCCTGAGCCCGTCTGGAAATAATATGCATAGCCAGACCTCCTCCAGTAGTGGAGGAAATTCCTGTAATCAACAGCCCTTGGATCTGTCAAACTCTGTCAGCAGGAAAAGTGACAGCTCCAGCAAGGTGCTTGGAGATTCAGCTCTGGATTTGAGCTTGCATCGTAAGAGTACCGTTGAGCCTGAGTCAAAAGGAAGTCCAGGGCCGCAGCCGTtagtaaaaaagagaaagcctAACACTAGCATGCTTGAAAAGGTGCTAATGAATGAGTATGTGGGTCTAACTATGCCAGCAGAGGAATGTCCGTCAGTCCTATCAAACCTAGGTGCTTTCCATTCTCGCTCTCCAAATCTTGCTTCAGATTCTGCCCACCCCTCTCCGCCTTCTTTGACCCCTGTCATCATGAATCCATCTTCACCCGGTACTTCGAGTGTGACATCCCCAACACCGCCTCCCCCTGTGCTACCTACTATACCCTCTCCACTGGCCATGCCTAGTTCTCCTCATTCTCAGCCTTCTGACTCATCTGCACTGAGACCTCTTCCTGTCCTCTCACCTAAAATGTCTCCAAGATCAGATGAACACAAGACCCTGTCAGACTTAGAGGACGTTTTGtctgctgaagaaaacaaagaggaagaggatcacATCTCTGAGCCGATTGACCCATCAGACACTCCAGCTAAACAGCCCCTCAATCATTTAACACATTGCCCAGCTGAGCCTGCATCTTCACCACCAAACACTACAGAAGATTTTTCTGAGACTGCAACTTGCAACAGTCAGCTGAATGGAAAATCAAGCCAAGactcaataaatgaaaaatcattGAAATCTGACTTTGTTGCACTCTCCCCGCAACCAGAATGCTCGTCACCCTCaccgtctcctcctcctgcatcaTGTGATCCATCCCCGTCACCCATCCCACAATCCCTTCATATGATTAAGGTAAAAGAAGAGCCCCAGAACTGCATAGACAAGTTGTCAGTTATGAATCATGCGCCTCAGGATGATGTTGACACTTCATCTCAGCCTGCTGCTCTTGATAAATCGTCTGATAAATCATCTGCAGCAGAAGAAGTTGATTCAACATACTGTAAGACTTTTGTGTGTAATGTCTGTGAGGAGCCATTCAACTCCATCAAAGAGCTCAGTGGACATATCATTGATCATGCTGCAGAGTGGCCCTTCAAGTGTGAATTCTGTGTCCAGCTGTTTGGTGATGCACCTGCGCTGCTGGCTCACCGAACAGCACTACATGGAGTAGGCAGGATCTTCGTATGCTCCGTTTGTTCCAAAGAGTTTGCCTTTCTCTGTAACCTCCAGCAGCACCAAAAGGATCTTCATCCAAACGAGATATGTTCAAATACTACTGTTGAGAGTGGCAAGCTCAGGCCACAAAACTACACAGATCCATCCAGAGCCAAAGAGGTGAGCAGTCCCTCAACACCAGCACCAGAGATGACTGAGCAACCTGCTCCACCCAATGACTCTGACCCAGCAAAAGAGGAACCAGATGTTAATGGAAATCATGCtgatgatggaggagaggaCCCCAATGAAGAGCTATACACTACAATAAAAATTATGGCTTCGGAAGGAGGGAAGCCTAAAGGCCCGGATGTTCGCCTTGGTATTAATCAACACTACCCCAGTTATAAACCACCCCCTTTTCCTTATCATAGCCGTTCCCATGCTGGCTCTGTGGCCTCGGCTACTAACTTCACCACCCACAACATACCACAAACTTTCAGCACTGCCATTCGCTGCACCAAGTGTGGCAACAGCTTTGACAACATGCCTGAACTGCACAAGCACATATTAGCCTGTGCCAATGCTAGTGATAAGAAGCGTTACACTCCCAAGAAAAACCCCATCCCCCTCAAGCAAATAGTGAAGAGCCCGAATGGAGTCGTGTCACCTACAGCAGCCACTGCAGGCCAGAGTGCTTTCCGAAGAATGGGTCAGCCAAAAAGACTTAACTTTAATCAAGataacagtaaaacaaaaatgagtgCCCTCAGTAAGAAGAAAAACCAGCTAGTCCAGAGGGccatttcacagaaaaacaaagctgccaCAACTGCAAAGAAGGTTACAGTTAAAGCTGAAGACGAACAGGCCTCTAATGTGTGCCCCCACTGCAGCCGGGAGTTTACTTATCCTGCAAGTCTCAGTAAACACATGGTTGTCAGCTGCCCTATGAAGCCTGCCGtgaaaaagggcaaaaaagGTCTagcagagatgaaaaaagaGGCAGGGTCTGTGGTAGATAAAAACGTAAACCTCAGAAAGAAAGCTTCAGATGCCGAAATACCGCAGGCCGAGCTGGAGTCAAAACCCCTCGGAAAGACTAGAGCTCGTAGCTCTGGTGCAGCAGACCCTGAACCATCCCATCCCGGTAgaggaaaaactgctgctggtcTTGGCCGACTAAAGAGGCCTGCTTCGTTCGCAACCACAGTTTCTGCTAGCAAGAAAACTAAGAAGAGCCAAGCTCAGTCTCTAGCTCCCTCCCTGTCATCCCCTGACACTCCCACTGACACTGCACACCAACGGCCCGCCATTAGAATGCAGCGTATGGGTAAAGAGGCAGCACCCAAGAGATTAGCAGATGCCAAATCTCCaccaacacaacagctgaagaaagagGAGCGGTTCTCCCTGCGAACAAGGGAGAGAGTCGGTGGGCCGGTCACCAGGAGTCTACAGATGGCCAGTGCAGCTCACCCTGCTGAGATTAAACCCGAAGAACCAATTCAAGAGCCAAAAGAGCCTCAG GAGGTGCTGATGAAGTGA
- the LOC115044056 gene encoding uncharacterized protein LOC115044056: MLQLFQVKADRVVPLQYFSSHSVGVTAGCWTLTEDLTETDIMPKASSSLLLLLLTLSLNVQLPLSAPTTVGVFQSSVVAEEPYPGLAEEAPVPVIPVQTSEDGPEESTAVEELDVENASPEQDDVVYTDPTASIPTIPAEDENTDIEAAPEELLIIPDDLADEEPDASQESVFAAPGEEKSDVVHVQPEIEDAVQEESVGKETAPEEPAVLILMKPSEEDPEEEENIPVFSSEATIEDAPEKPVEEAEVVPIFLEKNAEEEPVINEEPEEKSAALLPLEQEDYDDDAAEDHPEHPVVLVTIPIESEKNDEEDRTRQNRKFRRKQHNKNRPQ, from the exons ATGCTTCAGCTCTTCCAGGTGAAGGCT GATAGAGTGGTGCCTCTACAGTATTTCAGCAGTCACAGTGTCGGAGTTACTGCAGGTTGTTGGACTCTAACGGAGGACCTGACCGAGACGGACATCATGCCCAAAGCTTCCTCttcgctgctgctgctcctgctgaccCTCAGTCTGAATGTTCAGCTGCCCTTGTCAGCACCAACAA CTGTCGGAGTCTTTCAGTCTTCTGTGGTTGCAGAGGAACCATATCCAGGTCTGGCTGAAGAAGCACCAGTCCCAGTCATTCCTGTGCAGACTTCAGAAGACGGACCAGAAGAATCAACTGCTGTTGAAGAGCTTGATGTTGAAAATGCATCCCCAGAACAGGATGACGTGGTGTACACAGATCCAACAGCATCCATTCCCACTATTCCTGCAGAAGATGAAAATACAGACATAGAAGCTGCTCCAGAAGAGCTGCTGATCATCCCAGATGACCTTGCTGATGAGGAACCAGATGCTTCTCAGGAATCCGTGTTTGCTGCACCAGGAGAGGAAAAATCTGATGTTGTTCACGTCCAACCTGAGATCGAAGATGCAGTGCAAGAGGAATCTGTTGGAAAGGAAACAGCGCCAGAGGAACCTGCAGTTCTTATTTTGATGAAGCCTTCTGAAGAGgatccagaagaagaagaaaacatcccAGTCTTCTCCTCAGAAGCAACAATAGAGGACGCTCCAGAGAAACCTGTGGAAGAGGCAGAGGTTGTCCCAATATTCCTGGAGAAAAATGCAGAAGAGGAGCCTGTAATTAACGAGGAACCTGAGGAGAAATCTGCTGCCCTGCTTCCTTTGGAACAAGAGGACTACGACGACGATGCTGCAGAGGATCACCCAGAACATCCAGTCGTCCTTGTGACCATCCCGATAGAGTCGGAGAAAAATGATGAAGAGGAC AGAACGAGACAGAACAGGAAGTTCAGGAGGAAGCAGCACAACAAGAATCGGCCCCAGTAG